A genomic segment from Bryobacteraceae bacterium encodes:
- a CDS encoding sulfatase codes for MQRREFLAASALSAVNPVPGAESRRPNILFVLADQWRPQTLPSSGDPDLDAPNLARLAREGVHFSRVYATNPVCTPSRASILTGRYPHACRMPKNDLLLPLEEICIADRLKSAGYATGYIGKWHLDGDPRPGFVPPERRRGFDYWAAFNRGHFYFNSTYFRDTPEPIRPPGFEPDYQTDLAIDFIRRNKANPFYLYLSWGPPHTPRTPPPKYRQKYQPGQFHLRPNVPEDYAAKAREGLAGYYGLCSALDENFGRLLKAVDDADIAGDTLVVFSADHGDMVGSQGLEYKGVPFEESARIPLLMRYPRRLKANTRSDLLISNADYMPTFLGLAGAEIPGAVQGLDQSAAIFDSGPARRESLYAYGKLGTPDQWRMVVRGRDKLVVDVKDKATHLYNLADDPYEQTNLVEEPTLARRSDELRAHLLDWRRRLGDGMDKSGLRVR; via the coding sequence TTGCAGCGGCGAGAATTCCTGGCGGCGTCGGCGCTCTCAGCGGTTAACCCGGTTCCGGGAGCCGAGTCTCGGCGGCCGAACATCCTCTTCGTCCTGGCCGACCAGTGGCGTCCGCAGACTCTGCCCTCCTCCGGCGACCCCGATCTCGACGCTCCGAACCTCGCCCGGCTGGCTCGCGAGGGCGTCCACTTCAGCCGCGTCTACGCCACCAATCCCGTCTGCACGCCGTCGCGCGCGTCCATCCTCACCGGCCGCTATCCGCACGCCTGCCGCATGCCGAAGAACGATCTGCTGCTGCCGCTCGAGGAGATCTGCATCGCGGACCGGCTCAAGTCCGCCGGCTACGCCACCGGCTACATCGGCAAATGGCACCTCGACGGCGACCCTCGCCCCGGATTCGTTCCCCCCGAACGCCGCCGCGGCTTCGACTACTGGGCCGCGTTCAACCGCGGCCACTTCTACTTCAATTCCACCTACTTCCGCGACACCCCGGAGCCGATCCGCCCGCCGGGCTTTGAACCCGACTACCAGACCGATCTCGCCATCGACTTCATCCGCCGGAACAAGGCGAATCCCTTCTATCTTTATCTGAGCTGGGGTCCCCCGCACACGCCGCGCACGCCTCCGCCGAAGTACAGGCAGAAATACCAGCCCGGGCAATTCCACCTCCGGCCGAACGTGCCGGAGGACTATGCGGCAAAGGCGCGGGAAGGCCTCGCCGGCTACTACGGGCTCTGTTCGGCGCTCGACGAAAACTTCGGCCGCCTGCTCAAGGCCGTGGACGACGCTGACATCGCCGGCGACACCCTCGTCGTCTTCTCGGCGGATCATGGCGACATGGTGGGCAGCCAGGGGCTCGAATACAAAGGGGTGCCGTTCGAGGAGTCCGCGCGGATTCCGTTGTTGATGCGCTATCCGCGGAGGCTGAAGGCGAACACCCGCAGCGACTTGCTGATCTCGAATGCCGACTACATGCCCACCTTCCTCGGTCTCGCCGGCGCGGAGATCCCGGGCGCCGTCCAGGGGCTCGATCAATCGGCGGCGATCTTCGATAGCGGTCCGGCGCGGCGGGAATCCCTCTATGCCTACGGAAAGCTCGGAACGCCGGACCAGTGGCGCATGGTGGTGCGCGGCCGGGACAAGTTGGTGGTCGACGTGAAGGACAAGGCGACCCACCTTTACAACCTGGCCGACGATCCCTACGAGCAGACGAATCTCGTCGAGGAACCCACGCTCGCCCGGCGGAGCGACGAACTGCGCGCGCACCTGCTCGACTGGCGCCGGCGGCTCGGCGACGGGATGGACAAATCCGGCCTCCGGGTGCGGTAG
- a CDS encoding DUF1592 domain-containing protein, translated as MRWRLFFPIAAGLAIAADTPLTLEATFDRDVKPFLGKNCVQCHNDNTAMSGIRVDQLDAKLEERHLKLWEHIRKRVGEDTMPPKGMPRPAEADRERTVAWIDRALDTARSRPAPKNGLVRRLTVAQYRNTLRELLGLDDDFTEILPPDAISKEGFVNNTETLQLSPLLLEAYFEIAEDALNRATVDPAVKPRIQNFRMDLGAGINKDPLPGTLILGANSLLLENPDFTVTQLTAKKPFPFEPFFMRTKYRFIEGYAGNDTVRGWRDFDSIYHAVFACMRGNRGYPKGAPYSTAPEGLLLRPAIPSDELFGVDGTYGPRANFKISLRELPDYGPFRVTVTAAKYDDGLLLDPGAEAATGGVSVAAGAQSVTIPKAGIYQVDVHTAARGKKNVAPDSSRLSEGLGASWTLDGDAGQGRLEGNAHYVDSPFGKAVSLDGTGDFITIPRDASFDVGKGDFTVSAWIRPETKKRAAIVARGAHDWTHGWYLDIPNNKGILRFETAGKDQQSNGSISSAEGTLREGAWQHVAAVVRRGADGATRLYVNGYQVASGRIGKADLDNPNLDLRIGRLQGAPQFKGEIDEVRIYRRALDPAEVEALIEPGRALVQPPPQKPQDLSLTLGEREFIGKLEQPAFLAVRLPAGPLALSAKYNGFQELDRVTFTPLAPGSDVGKNFLAFEKRSPRLSVQLGLRRDCGSTFAPVGKVVDVPGTKLTKYVFEGAIRNYPSPDVEKDNVNYLAGVREIAVHSEYTDGRDMPRLVVRSVEFEGPFYETWPPKTHRAIFGDGAETPAAARAIVRLFATRAFRRPVTAAEMKPLMAVYDKSRADGRGFRDSIKDTLQVVLTSPQFLFLIETSAKPQAEPVTRHELASKLSYFLWNGPPDAATLRLAGAGMLRTRLDAEVDRMVADPRFSRFARQFAEQWLGLDKFQVLEPDRKKFPLLSRDTRSHLKDEPVKFIEYLMRNNRPVRDLIDSDFIVADEAVASYYGLGDQTSSGFEFVAIPHGRRDLGGVMTQAALMAGLSDGRESNPVKRGAWMARKIVAEPPDDPPPNVPPLDADDRGLTLRQRLEQHRNNPGCLQCHQKIDPWGVALEQYDAGGRFKEHAVDATSTLPDKTEVAGIADLKRYLSGDRIDQVAFSVLKHLSIYAAGRSLTYAEMIDLKRDAVKLRAGGYRMRDMIHFVAHGKPFLEK; from the coding sequence ATGCGCTGGAGGCTCTTTTTTCCGATTGCGGCCGGTCTCGCCATCGCCGCGGACACGCCGTTGACGCTGGAAGCCACCTTTGATCGCGATGTGAAACCGTTCCTCGGCAAGAACTGCGTTCAGTGCCACAACGACAACACGGCGATGTCGGGGATCCGTGTGGATCAGCTAGACGCGAAGCTCGAAGAGCGCCACCTGAAGCTTTGGGAGCACATCCGGAAGCGCGTGGGCGAAGACACCATGCCCCCGAAAGGAATGCCGCGGCCAGCCGAGGCGGATCGCGAACGCACTGTGGCCTGGATTGACCGGGCGCTCGATACGGCGCGCTCCCGTCCCGCCCCGAAGAACGGACTTGTGCGGCGGCTCACCGTCGCGCAGTATCGCAACACGCTGCGCGAACTGCTCGGGCTCGACGACGACTTCACCGAGATTCTGCCGCCGGACGCCATTTCGAAAGAGGGCTTCGTCAACAACACCGAGACGCTGCAGCTCTCCCCGCTCCTCCTCGAAGCTTATTTCGAGATCGCCGAGGACGCCCTGAACCGGGCTACCGTGGACCCGGCCGTAAAGCCCAGGATCCAGAATTTTCGCATGGACCTCGGCGCGGGTATCAATAAGGATCCGCTCCCGGGAACCCTGATTCTCGGCGCCAACAGCCTGCTGCTCGAAAATCCGGACTTCACGGTCACTCAGTTGACAGCGAAGAAGCCGTTCCCCTTCGAACCGTTTTTCATGCGCACGAAATACCGGTTCATCGAAGGCTACGCGGGCAACGACACGGTTCGCGGCTGGCGCGATTTCGACAGCATCTATCACGCCGTGTTCGCCTGCATGCGCGGGAACCGCGGCTATCCGAAAGGCGCGCCGTACAGCACGGCGCCCGAGGGGCTGCTGCTGCGCCCGGCGATTCCGAGCGACGAACTGTTCGGAGTGGATGGCACCTACGGTCCACGGGCGAACTTCAAGATTTCGCTGCGCGAGCTGCCTGACTATGGGCCGTTTCGCGTCACGGTCACCGCGGCCAAGTACGATGACGGACTGCTCCTCGATCCGGGCGCGGAGGCCGCGACGGGCGGTGTCAGCGTCGCTGCCGGCGCGCAGTCCGTGACGATTCCGAAGGCCGGCATCTACCAGGTGGACGTCCACACCGCGGCGCGCGGCAAGAAAAACGTCGCGCCGGATTCCTCGCGGCTGAGCGAAGGCCTCGGCGCGTCCTGGACGCTCGATGGCGACGCGGGCCAGGGGCGGCTTGAAGGCAACGCGCACTACGTCGATTCCCCGTTCGGCAAGGCCGTATCGCTCGACGGCACGGGCGATTTCATCACGATTCCGCGCGACGCCTCGTTCGACGTCGGCAAGGGCGATTTCACCGTCTCGGCCTGGATACGGCCGGAGACGAAGAAGCGCGCCGCCATCGTCGCCCGCGGGGCGCACGACTGGACGCACGGCTGGTACCTCGACATCCCCAACAACAAAGGCATCTTGCGTTTTGAGACCGCGGGGAAAGATCAGCAGTCGAACGGAAGCATTTCCTCGGCCGAAGGGACGCTCCGCGAAGGCGCATGGCAGCACGTGGCCGCCGTGGTCCGGCGCGGCGCGGACGGCGCAACCCGGCTCTACGTGAACGGCTACCAGGTGGCTTCGGGCCGCATCGGCAAGGCCGATCTCGACAATCCGAATCTCGATCTCCGCATCGGCCGCCTGCAGGGCGCGCCGCAGTTCAAGGGCGAGATCGACGAGGTGCGCATTTACCGCCGGGCGCTCGATCCGGCCGAGGTCGAAGCGCTGATCGAGCCCGGCCGCGCGTTGGTCCAGCCGCCGCCGCAGAAGCCGCAGGACCTCTCGCTCACGCTCGGGGAACGCGAGTTCATCGGCAAGCTGGAGCAGCCTGCCTTTCTCGCCGTGAGACTGCCGGCCGGGCCGCTGGCGCTGAGCGCGAAGTACAACGGGTTTCAGGAGTTGGACCGCGTGACATTCACACCGCTTGCGCCCGGGAGCGACGTGGGGAAGAACTTCCTCGCCTTCGAGAAACGCTCGCCGCGGCTGAGCGTGCAGCTCGGGCTACGCCGCGATTGCGGCAGCACGTTCGCGCCAGTGGGCAAGGTGGTGGACGTGCCCGGAACGAAACTCACGAAATATGTTTTTGAGGGCGCCATCCGGAACTACCCGAGTCCGGACGTGGAGAAGGACAACGTGAACTACCTGGCCGGCGTCCGCGAGATCGCCGTGCATAGCGAGTACACCGACGGACGCGATATGCCGCGGCTGGTCGTGCGCTCCGTGGAGTTCGAAGGTCCGTTCTACGAGACGTGGCCGCCGAAGACGCATCGCGCGATTTTCGGCGACGGGGCGGAGACCCCGGCCGCGGCGCGGGCCATCGTGCGGCTGTTCGCCACTCGCGCGTTCCGGCGTCCCGTAACCGCGGCGGAGATGAAGCCCCTGATGGCGGTCTACGACAAGTCGCGTGCCGATGGTCGCGGGTTCCGCGACAGTATCAAAGATACGCTCCAGGTGGTGCTGACCTCGCCGCAGTTTCTGTTCCTGATTGAGACAAGCGCAAAGCCGCAGGCGGAGCCGGTCACCCGGCACGAATTGGCGTCGAAGCTGTCGTACTTCCTGTGGAACGGTCCTCCCGACGCCGCTACGCTCCGGCTGGCAGGCGCCGGGATGCTGCGCACGCGGCTCGACGCCGAAGTCGACCGCATGGTGGCCGACCCCAGGTTCTCTCGCTTCGCCCGCCAGTTCGCCGAGCAGTGGCTCGGCCTCGACAAGTTCCAGGTGCTCGAGCCGGACCGCAAGAAGTTCCCGCTGCTCTCCCGCGACACCCGGTCTCATCTCAAAGACGAGCCCGTGAAGTTCATCGAGTACCTGATGCGGAACAACCGCCCGGTGCGCGACCTGATCGATTCCGACTTCATCGTCGCCGACGAAGCCGTCGCGTCCTATTACGGGCTCGGCGACCAGACTTCGAGCGGCTTCGAGTTCGTCGCCATCCCGCATGGCCGGCGCGACCTTGGCGGCGTGATGACGCAGGCCGCGCTCATGGCGGGCCTTTCCGATGGGCGCGAGTCAAACCCCGTGAAGCGCGGCGCTTGGATGGCGCGCAAGATCGTGGCCGAACCGCCTGACGATCCGCCGCCGAACGTGCCCCCGCTCGACGCCGACGATCGGGGACTCACGCTGCGCCAGCGCCTCGAGCAGCATCGCAACAACCCCGGCTGCCTCCAATGCCATCAGAAGATCGATCCGTGGGGCGTGGCGCTCGAGCAGTACGACGCCGGCGGCCGGTTCAAGGAACACGCCGTCGACGCGACCTCCACCCTGCCCGACAAGACCGAGGTCGCGGGCATCGCAGATCTCAAGCGCTACCTCTCCGGGGACCGCATCGACCAGGTGGCCTTCAGCGTCCTCAAGCACCTCTCCATCTACGCCGCCGGGCGCAGCCTCACCTACGCCGAAATGATCGACCTGAAGCGCGACGCCGTGAAGCTCCGCGCCGGCGGATATCGCATGCGCGACATGATCCACTTCGTGGCGCACGGCAAGCCATTTCTTGAAAAGTAG